From Cuculus canorus isolate bCucCan1 chromosome 7, bCucCan1.pri, whole genome shotgun sequence, one genomic window encodes:
- the PPP1R3C gene encoding protein phosphatase 1 regulatory subunit 3C isoform X1 — protein MHCSRMIEILDPRPLPSSIMPVDMAMRILAHSPLAHSPPLKSFLSPLEGCQRNNFVNRFKPLRPCLHVKPDSGAQKSDWNHSAARAKKRVVFADSKGLSLTAIHTFSEFQEQPGWDLQFDLLGLENVTSGLKLHDEKNLILGFPRPSADYLDFRNHLQKNLVCLENCTLQQKVLSGTVKVKNVSFEKKVQVRITFDTWKTYTDVECVYMNNIYGDSENDTFSFTIDFPPAISSEEKIEFCISYQSGEHTFWDNNEGQNYKILHAEWKPDGVQIPSAKKDCVDVQTPRRGQEREPDQLGSPRLSCGLFPQWQSLGQIENSSPYW, from the exons ATGCACTGCAGCAG aaTGATAGAGATCTTGGACCCGAGACCCTTGCCCAGCTCCATCATGCCTGTGGACATGGCCATGAGAATTTTAGCCCATTCTCCATTAGCCCATTCTCCACCACTGAAGAGTTTTCTCAGCCCCCTTGAGGGCTGTCAAAGAAACAACTTTGTGAACAGATTCAAACCTCTCAGACCGTGTCTTCATGTAAAACCTGACTCTGGAGCTCAGAAGAGTGACTGGAACCACTCAGCAGCCCGAGCCAAGAAGCGAGTTGTGTTTGCGGACTCAAAGGGGCTGTCCCTGACAGCAATACACACCTTCTCAGAATTCCAGGAGCAACCTGGATGGGATCTGCAGTTTGACCTCTTAGGCCTTGAAAATGTAACATCTGGCTTGAAGCTACATGATGAGAAAAACTTAATTCTGGGTTTCCCTCGGCCCTCAGCTGActacctggacttcaggaaCCACCTGCAGAAGAACTTGGTCTGCCTGGAGAACTGCACCCTGCAACAGAAAGTGCTGTCAGGCACtgtgaaagtaaaaaatgtGAGCTTTGAAAAAAAGGTTCAGGTTCGAATTACCTTTGATACATGGAAGACCTACACGGACGTTGAGTGTGTATACATGAACAATATTTATGGCGATTCTGAAAATGATACTTTCTCATTTACCATTGACTTTCCTCCTGCCATTTCCTCTGAAGAGAAGATAGAGTTTTGCATTTCTTACCAAAGTGGAGAACATACCTTCTGGGACAATAATGAGGGTCAGAATTACAAGATTCTCCACGCAGAGTGGAAGCCTGATGGTGTTCAGATACCATCTGCCAAGAAAGACTGTGTAGATGTTCAGACTCCAAGGAGGGGACAAGAGAGAGAGCCTGATCAACTAGGCAGTCCGAGACTGTCTTGTGGTCTCTTTCCTCAGTGGCAGAGCTTGGGTCAGATAGAAAATTCATCACCATATTGGTGA
- the PPP1R3C gene encoding protein phosphatase 1 regulatory subunit 3C isoform X2 has product MIEILDPRPLPSSIMPVDMAMRILAHSPLAHSPPLKSFLSPLEGCQRNNFVNRFKPLRPCLHVKPDSGAQKSDWNHSAARAKKRVVFADSKGLSLTAIHTFSEFQEQPGWDLQFDLLGLENVTSGLKLHDEKNLILGFPRPSADYLDFRNHLQKNLVCLENCTLQQKVLSGTVKVKNVSFEKKVQVRITFDTWKTYTDVECVYMNNIYGDSENDTFSFTIDFPPAISSEEKIEFCISYQSGEHTFWDNNEGQNYKILHAEWKPDGVQIPSAKKDCVDVQTPRRGQEREPDQLGSPRLSCGLFPQWQSLGQIENSSPYW; this is encoded by the coding sequence aTGATAGAGATCTTGGACCCGAGACCCTTGCCCAGCTCCATCATGCCTGTGGACATGGCCATGAGAATTTTAGCCCATTCTCCATTAGCCCATTCTCCACCACTGAAGAGTTTTCTCAGCCCCCTTGAGGGCTGTCAAAGAAACAACTTTGTGAACAGATTCAAACCTCTCAGACCGTGTCTTCATGTAAAACCTGACTCTGGAGCTCAGAAGAGTGACTGGAACCACTCAGCAGCCCGAGCCAAGAAGCGAGTTGTGTTTGCGGACTCAAAGGGGCTGTCCCTGACAGCAATACACACCTTCTCAGAATTCCAGGAGCAACCTGGATGGGATCTGCAGTTTGACCTCTTAGGCCTTGAAAATGTAACATCTGGCTTGAAGCTACATGATGAGAAAAACTTAATTCTGGGTTTCCCTCGGCCCTCAGCTGActacctggacttcaggaaCCACCTGCAGAAGAACTTGGTCTGCCTGGAGAACTGCACCCTGCAACAGAAAGTGCTGTCAGGCACtgtgaaagtaaaaaatgtGAGCTTTGAAAAAAAGGTTCAGGTTCGAATTACCTTTGATACATGGAAGACCTACACGGACGTTGAGTGTGTATACATGAACAATATTTATGGCGATTCTGAAAATGATACTTTCTCATTTACCATTGACTTTCCTCCTGCCATTTCCTCTGAAGAGAAGATAGAGTTTTGCATTTCTTACCAAAGTGGAGAACATACCTTCTGGGACAATAATGAGGGTCAGAATTACAAGATTCTCCACGCAGAGTGGAAGCCTGATGGTGTTCAGATACCATCTGCCAAGAAAGACTGTGTAGATGTTCAGACTCCAAGGAGGGGACAAGAGAGAGAGCCTGATCAACTAGGCAGTCCGAGACTGTCTTGTGGTCTCTTTCCTCAGTGGCAGAGCTTGGGTCAGATAGAAAATTCATCACCATATTGGTGA